Proteins encoded within one genomic window of Candidatus Nezhaarchaeota archaeon:
- a CDS encoding MarC family protein yields MSITLENLYQYVTAFIMLFVVLDTVGNVPIFYSLTEGLDVKERRRTIQNSVIIAGIILLFFALGGGVLLEFFHVSIDDFRVAGGAILFIIAVEGLLGRVEAMKIKPEHLAVVPLATPLLAGPGSISLVIYLVNVGYGLGPTITSIVANVIIAWIVLTYCDVVSRILGRNGSLVLSRIMALILAAIAIAMIREGIMNILTSKRS; encoded by the coding sequence ATGAGCATTACATTAGAGAACTTGTACCAATACGTCACAGCCTTCATAATGTTGTTCGTAGTTTTAGATACTGTAGGTAACGTCCCTATATTCTACTCATTAACTGAAGGCCTTGACGTCAAAGAGAGGAGAAGGACGATTCAAAACTCAGTTATAATAGCAGGAATTATACTGCTCTTCTTTGCGCTAGGCGGAGGAGTGCTTCTCGAATTCTTCCATGTGAGCATCGATGACTTTAGAGTTGCTGGAGGGGCAATATTATTCATCATCGCCGTTGAGGGATTATTGGGTAGAGTTGAAGCGATGAAGATAAAACCTGAACACTTAGCAGTGGTTCCACTAGCAACCCCGCTCCTTGCTGGTCCTGGAAGTATATCCCTCGTAATATACCTTGTAAATGTTGGTTATGGTTTGGGGCCCACCATAACTTCCATAGTGGCTAACGTCATCATAGCCTGGATTGTGTTAACGTACTGTGACGTGGTGTCAAGGATCCTCGGTAGAAATGGGTCTCTCGTACTTTCTAGAATCATGGCCTTAATACTAGCAGCCATAGCGATAGCGATGATAAGAGAGGGGATCATGAACATCTTAACTTCAAAGAGAAGTTAA
- a CDS encoding DUF362 domain-containing protein has protein sequence MTDGVEVYFYDLRGKEMPRIERAIEKLLERIVEEEPLRGIVGIKVHMGEEGNITHLRPEFVRTVVDFVKKLGCEPVVFDTTSLYSGPRSNAVSYLNLAAKKGFTYASLGAPVVIGDGIRGMSGFTIKIEGIELSEVEIADIVKDLDSMIVFSHFKGHVTTGFGGALKNLAMGCTTKKGKASQHRAHMPMVLAEKCMGCGLCSKVCSYGAVKVEEKIAKIDYDKCVGCLECYFTCPNRALEVPRQGIEKLQVRIADAALAVIKSLKSRPIYLNAVINVTPRCDCLGCVMKPIVSDVGLLSSLDPVAIDQASLDLVVEAAGGRDPFLEVNGVSGERLLEAAEKLGLGSRAYKLVKLTSL, from the coding sequence ATGACTGATGGGGTTGAGGTTTACTTCTACGACCTTAGAGGCAAGGAGATGCCTCGCATTGAGAGAGCTATAGAGAAGCTATTGGAAAGGATTGTAGAGGAGGAACCTCTAAGGGGCATCGTCGGGATTAAGGTTCATATGGGTGAAGAGGGGAACATTACCCACCTTAGGCCTGAGTTCGTTAGGACCGTCGTGGACTTCGTGAAGAAGTTAGGCTGTGAGCCAGTAGTCTTTGACACTACGAGCCTATACTCTGGTCCAAGGAGCAACGCTGTTAGCTACTTGAACCTGGCGGCCAAGAAGGGATTCACTTACGCATCTCTTGGAGCCCCAGTAGTTATAGGTGACGGCATAAGGGGGATGAGCGGGTTTACCATTAAAATAGAGGGTATTGAGCTGAGTGAGGTTGAGATAGCTGACATAGTAAAGGACCTTGACTCTATGATAGTATTCTCGCACTTTAAGGGCCATGTAACTACAGGTTTTGGTGGGGCTCTTAAGAACCTAGCAATGGGTTGCACGACTAAGAAAGGTAAAGCTTCGCAACATAGAGCTCATATGCCTATGGTGTTGGCAGAAAAGTGCATGGGCTGTGGTTTATGTAGTAAGGTTTGCTCGTATGGTGCGGTGAAAGTGGAAGAAAAAATAGCTAAGATAGACTACGATAAGTGCGTTGGATGCTTAGAGTGCTACTTTACATGCCCAAATAGGGCATTGGAAGTTCCGAGGCAAGGAATTGAAAAGCTTCAGGTAAGAATCGCTGATGCAGCCCTTGCAGTCATTAAGTCGTTGAAGTCTAGACCTATCTACCTCAATGCTGTAATCAACGTGACCCCGAGGTGTGATTGTCTTGGATGCGTAATGAAGCCAATAGTTAGCGATGTAGGGCTACTGTCTAGCTTGGACCCCGTAGCCATAGATCAAGCATCTCTAGATCTCGTCGTGGAGGCCGCTGGAGGTCGAGATCCGTTCTTAGAGGTTAATGGTGTTAGTGGAGAGAGACTCCTCGAGGCTGCAGAGAAGCTGGGCTTGGGCTCGCGAGCCTACAAGCTCGTTAAGTTAACTTCTCTTTGA
- a CDS encoding PHP domain-containing protein, with amino-acid sequence MIIADLHVHSYNSKDSLLKPRDIITTAVKKGINCVAVTDHNTVKGGLELVREARELKDFIAIPGVEVKTDVGDVILLFVDEEIKIERFDELLDYAKSVNAITILAHPYRKHVMVEESARKVQVIEVLNSRSFKSANLKALSLASKLNKPIMAGSDAHTASEIGRAVTIIEGSSEDDIRGRLLKGEVRIFGSESNPLVHLLSFANRIINEVIEVFGGS; translated from the coding sequence ATGATAATAGCTGATCTCCACGTACATAGCTATAACTCCAAAGACTCACTATTAAAACCTCGCGACATTATTACTACAGCTGTAAAGAAGGGCATTAACTGCGTAGCCGTCACGGACCACAACACCGTTAAGGGCGGGCTTGAGCTGGTAAGAGAGGCGAGAGAGCTCAAGGATTTCATAGCGATACCTGGTGTAGAGGTAAAGACAGATGTCGGCGATGTAATTCTTCTCTTTGTAGACGAGGAAATAAAAATTGAAAGATTCGATGAACTTCTTGACTACGCTAAGAGCGTAAACGCCATAACTATCCTCGCACATCCTTACAGAAAGCACGTAATGGTTGAGGAGTCAGCAAGGAAAGTTCAGGTGATTGAAGTCTTAAATTCTCGATCATTTAAATCTGCAAACCTAAAAGCGCTATCGCTAGCTTCTAAGCTAAATAAGCCCATTATGGCGGGAAGCGATGCACACACAGCATCCGAGATAGGTAGAGCTGTGACGATTATTGAAGGATCGAGTGAGGATGACATTAGAGGAAGGTTGTTAAAAGGGGAGGTGAGGATCTTCGGCTCAGAGTCGAATCCTCTAGTTCACTTACTTAGCTTCGCAAACAGGATAATAAATGAAGTAATTGAAGTCTTTGGAGGAAGCTGA
- a CDS encoding metal-dependent hydrolase, with amino-acid sequence MFVNYGSKIEEFFSGNSKRMVFLGHMLSATPHPIITYIGLLIAGLGWLSSKTKFRYLTGPALIVLGLLLGLGTTCIWFAGLEEVGFNSLSHLSSTLLPLGVTVFVVAIVAYGLLALSLIDLGMRCSVTLLKYAAILFVLLIMMVLFATSMLAYSVTQSSLPNLLSLQTLLTVFEGLVLSIVLMNFLGNILVSISFIKERVKLISPHLKKSQLGGDMKVRIKWLGHAAFMLTFKGKRVLIDPWISNPLSPVSVEELERVDYIIVTHDHFDHLGDAERIAKKFNSTVIGVPELVTSLERRGVQGLGLNMGAFVDVNGVFKVALVPALHTCSAGGPVGVILDVDGLRIYHMGDTGYTAEFQAIKEVFNPEVVLVPIGGHYTMGPREAALALKVLAPKVAIPMHYATFPVLVKTADDFVEKAKTLAPNVKVLVLKPGEEVEVP; translated from the coding sequence ATGTTCGTGAATTATGGGAGCAAGATAGAGGAATTCTTTAGCGGTAACTCTAAGCGCATGGTATTTTTAGGGCACATGCTTAGTGCCACTCCGCATCCAATCATCACATATATTGGGCTACTTATTGCAGGCTTAGGTTGGCTCTCCTCAAAAACAAAATTCAGATACTTGACTGGACCAGCGCTTATAGTTTTAGGCCTATTGCTGGGTTTGGGAACTACATGCATTTGGTTCGCGGGCCTTGAAGAGGTAGGCTTCAACTCTCTTAGCCATTTAAGCAGTACGCTCTTACCATTGGGCGTAACGGTTTTCGTAGTAGCCATCGTAGCTTATGGTCTCTTAGCGTTATCGCTGATCGATCTCGGCATGCGATGTAGTGTGACCCTGTTGAAATACGCTGCAATTCTCTTCGTGCTTCTAATAATGATGGTCCTCTTTGCTACCTCAATGCTCGCGTACTCGGTCACTCAAAGTTCCTTACCAAACTTATTGAGTCTCCAAACGCTATTAACTGTATTTGAGGGGTTGGTGCTCTCGATAGTTTTAATGAATTTCTTAGGGAACATCCTGGTGAGCATAAGCTTTATTAAGGAGAGGGTTAAGCTTATCAGCCCTCATCTTAAAAAGAGTCAGCTAGGTGGTGATATGAAAGTTAGGATTAAGTGGCTTGGACATGCAGCCTTTATGTTGACATTTAAGGGCAAGAGAGTTCTCATAGATCCCTGGATCTCTAACCCTCTAAGTCCTGTAAGCGTTGAGGAGTTAGAGCGAGTTGATTACATAATCGTGACGCACGATCACTTCGATCATCTGGGTGATGCTGAAAGAATAGCCAAGAAGTTTAACTCTACGGTCATAGGAGTTCCAGAGCTCGTTACGTCACTTGAAAGAAGAGGAGTACAGGGGCTTGGATTAAACATGGGTGCCTTCGTTGATGTTAATGGCGTGTTTAAAGTCGCTCTTGTCCCGGCTCTTCATACATGTAGTGCTGGAGGGCCAGTGGGCGTGATATTGGATGTTGATGGCCTGAGGATCTACCACATGGGCGATACTGGCTATACGGCTGAGTTTCAGGCAATCAAGGAGGTCTTTAACCCCGAAGTTGTCTTAGTACCGATAGGAGGTCATTATACTATGGGACCCAGAGAAGCTGCTCTTGCACTTAAAGTCTTGGCCCCGAAGGTCGCCATACCAATGCATTATGCAACGTTTCCAGTGCTAGTCAAGACGGCTGATGATTTCGTAGAGAAAGCCAAGACACTTGCTCCAAACGTTAAAGTACTGGTTCTTAAACCTGGAGAGGAGGTTGAAGTTCCTTAA
- a CDS encoding ABC transporter substrate-binding protein, whose product MEKSSKGAGYGIWVAIIIIIAILAAYGGYYSGLYASLQETKALPSIIGVGVIVSNVTYASDLLDGVLLATKVVNSSGGIASRNLTALVRFTGGDPGTAKSMVTSLVNEGVRVFIGALSSPEVEVILPIIRESNAVLVLVSKDVYDVYDPMVIKVFGGPDVEALAMADLALKVGTRAAIIAINDSYGAKLADAINKKYSAQGGMVVYKLLYGEDINVTAYLEKIKDLKDPPVVIFLIGYIDDARTILTSASNVQLNVTWILSSTLADDRLLSDDLASYLEGSYAVVRRALVESPQLLEFVELYIKEYHKMPSEMAAYGFDSLKLIALSIAWAGYYDGQAIKKAIDTVISSFSGATGRKVLDHNGNVLQEYEVLKIIKVGEVYKFETVGYWIPISATKAFINWTIKQ is encoded by the coding sequence TTGGAGAAGTCATCGAAAGGTGCCGGGTATGGAATTTGGGTTGCAATAATTATAATAATAGCAATATTAGCAGCTTATGGCGGGTATTACTCAGGTCTTTACGCCAGCCTTCAGGAAACTAAAGCTTTGCCGTCAATTATAGGAGTGGGCGTGATAGTCTCAAACGTTACTTACGCCAGCGATCTACTTGATGGTGTTCTGTTAGCAACTAAGGTGGTAAACAGTAGTGGCGGCATAGCTTCCAGAAACCTGACTGCTCTCGTCAGGTTTACAGGAGGAGATCCAGGGACGGCGAAGAGCATGGTCACCTCATTAGTTAATGAAGGGGTTAGAGTTTTCATAGGAGCCCTTTCAAGCCCTGAAGTTGAGGTCATCCTCCCAATAATACGTGAAAGCAATGCGGTGCTGGTGTTGGTCTCGAAGGATGTTTATGATGTGTACGACCCTATGGTGATTAAGGTGTTTGGAGGACCTGACGTAGAAGCTTTAGCCATGGCGGATTTAGCCTTAAAGGTGGGTACAAGAGCGGCAATAATAGCGATCAATGACTCTTATGGTGCAAAGCTTGCTGACGCAATCAACAAGAAGTACTCTGCGCAAGGAGGGATGGTGGTCTACAAGTTGCTGTATGGTGAAGACATCAACGTGACCGCTTACTTAGAGAAGATCAAGGATTTAAAGGACCCTCCTGTAGTTATATTTCTCATAGGATATATCGATGATGCTCGTACGATTCTAACAAGTGCGAGTAATGTGCAACTTAATGTCACATGGATTCTATCGAGCACCTTAGCTGATGATAGGTTACTAAGTGACGACCTAGCTTCCTATCTTGAGGGGTCCTATGCTGTGGTAAGGCGTGCACTTGTAGAAAGCCCGCAACTATTGGAGTTTGTAGAGCTCTACATCAAAGAGTACCACAAGATGCCTAGTGAAATGGCGGCTTACGGCTTTGATTCGCTTAAGCTAATAGCTCTGAGCATAGCGTGGGCTGGTTATTACGATGGTCAAGCCATAAAGAAGGCCATCGACACGGTGATTAGCTCGTTCAGCGGGGCTACGGGAAGGAAGGTACTAGATCACAACGGAAACGTCTTACAAGAATACGAGGTTTTAAAGATCATAAAGGTTGGTGAAGTCTATAAGTTTGAAACTGTTGGTTATTGGATTCCAATAAGTGCCACGAAGGCCTTCATAAACTGGACTATAAAGCAATAA